In Xanthomonas sp. SI, the following are encoded in one genomic region:
- the dapE gene encoding succinyl-diaminopimelate desuccinylase: protein MTDVVDLTCDLIARPSVTPDDAGCQDLIAQRLARAGFAIERLRFGQVDNLWATHGSGAPVLALLGHTDVVPPGPRAAWASDPFVPQIRDGVLYGRGAADMKSGVAAFVVAAERFAAAHPHHPGTLALLLTSDEEGDALDGVRKVAETFRARGERIDWCITGEPSSTERLGDLLRVGRRGSLSATLAVQGVQGHVAYPHKARNPIHLAAPALAELVARHWDDGYESFPPTSLQISNVHAGTGANNVIPGELQVAFNLRYNPHWDAPRLEAEIAALLDRHGLDYTLRWHRSGEPFYTPEGRLRSVAREVLGEFAGAAPEESTGGGTSDARFIAPLGAQCIEVGPVNASIHQVDEHVRVADLEALPALYLRLIERLLS from the coding sequence ATGACCGACGTCGTTGACCTCACCTGCGACCTGATCGCCCGCCCGTCGGTCACGCCCGACGACGCCGGCTGCCAGGACCTGATCGCGCAGCGGCTGGCGCGTGCCGGCTTCGCCATCGAGCGGCTGCGTTTCGGCCAGGTCGACAACCTGTGGGCCACGCACGGCAGCGGCGCGCCGGTGCTGGCGCTGCTCGGCCATACCGACGTGGTGCCGCCGGGGCCGCGCGCCGCCTGGGCCAGCGATCCGTTCGTGCCGCAGATCCGCGACGGCGTGCTGTACGGACGCGGCGCCGCCGACATGAAGAGCGGGGTGGCCGCGTTCGTGGTCGCCGCCGAACGGTTCGCCGCCGCGCATCCGCACCACCCCGGCACGCTGGCGTTGCTGCTGACCTCCGACGAGGAAGGCGACGCGCTGGATGGCGTGCGCAAGGTCGCCGAGACCTTCCGTGCGCGCGGCGAGCGCATCGACTGGTGCATCACCGGCGAACCGTCCTCCACCGAACGGCTCGGCGACCTGCTGCGCGTCGGCCGCCGCGGCAGCCTGTCCGCCACGCTTGCGGTGCAGGGCGTGCAGGGCCATGTGGCCTATCCGCACAAGGCGCGCAATCCGATTCACCTGGCCGCACCGGCGCTGGCCGAGCTGGTCGCGCGGCATTGGGACGACGGCTACGAGAGCTTCCCGCCGACCAGCCTGCAGATCTCCAACGTGCATGCCGGCACCGGCGCCAACAACGTGATCCCCGGCGAGCTGCAGGTGGCCTTCAACCTGCGCTACAACCCGCACTGGGACGCGCCGCGACTGGAAGCGGAGATCGCCGCGCTGCTCGACCGCCACGGCCTGGACTACACGCTGCGCTGGCATCGCAGCGGCGAGCCGTTCTACACTCCGGAAGGGCGCCTGCGCAGCGTCGCGCGCGAGGTGCTTGGGGAGTTCGCCGGCGCGGCGCCGGAAGAGAGCACCGGCGGCGGCACCTCCGATGCGCGCTTCATCGCGCCGCTGGGCGCGCAATGCATCGAGGTCGGTCCGGTCAACGCCAGCATCCACCAGGTGGACGAGCACGTGCGCGTCGCCGACCTGGAGGCGTTGCCGGCGCTATACCTGCGTCTGATCGAACGGTTGCTGTCGTAA